The Chitinophaga sp. H8 genome contains a region encoding:
- a CDS encoding Gfo/Idh/MocA family protein — MSHQKINIAIVGLGFGAEFIPIYKKHPHANLVAICQRNKTRLDAIGDAFDIAKRYTDYDELLKDPEIDAVHINTPIPDHGIQSIKALKAGKHVACTVPMATTVAECEEIVRLTKASGLTYMMMETVVYAREFLFMKSLYEKGELGKVQFMKASHQQDMDGWPNYWPGLPPMHYATHCVGPVLGLLRSEAEYVSCLGSGTIREELQAHYNSPYAVETTHIKLRNSDLCAQVYRSLFDVARQYRESFEVYGSKRSVEWPLIEGEELIVHTAKLPETDIPAKVACPDFAELLPESIRSFTTKGVYDADEHQHLSFTQGGGHGGSHPHLVHQFVNALVTKTAPYPNAVQSANITCVGILAHESARQGGKIIYLPEFTLSS, encoded by the coding sequence ATGAGCCATCAAAAAATTAATATCGCCATCGTAGGATTAGGTTTTGGGGCAGAATTCATCCCCATCTATAAAAAACATCCGCATGCCAACCTGGTAGCGATTTGTCAGCGCAATAAAACCAGGCTGGATGCCATCGGGGATGCTTTTGATATCGCCAAAAGATATACAGATTATGATGAGCTGCTGAAAGACCCGGAGATAGATGCCGTACATATCAATACACCGATCCCGGATCATGGCATACAATCCATCAAAGCGCTGAAGGCGGGCAAACATGTGGCATGTACCGTGCCTATGGCTACTACAGTAGCAGAATGTGAGGAGATCGTGCGGCTTACCAAGGCCAGTGGGCTTACCTATATGATGATGGAAACAGTGGTATATGCCCGTGAGTTCCTGTTTATGAAATCACTGTATGAAAAGGGCGAACTGGGTAAGGTGCAGTTTATGAAAGCCAGTCACCAGCAGGATATGGACGGCTGGCCCAATTACTGGCCGGGACTGCCACCTATGCATTATGCTACTCATTGTGTAGGGCCGGTGCTGGGGTTACTGCGCAGTGAAGCAGAATATGTTTCCTGTCTGGGATCAGGTACCATCCGGGAAGAACTGCAGGCACATTATAATTCTCCCTATGCTGTGGAAACCACCCATATCAAATTGCGTAATTCCGACCTGTGCGCGCAGGTATACCGTTCTCTTTTTGATGTGGCCAGGCAATACCGGGAGAGCTTTGAGGTATATGGTTCTAAAAGATCGGTAGAATGGCCGCTGATAGAAGGAGAGGAATTAATCGTACATACGGCGAAGTTACCGGAAACGGATATCCCTGCTAAGGTGGCCTGTCCGGATTTCGCCGAATTATTGCCGGAGTCCATCCGTTCTTTTACTACCAAAGGCGTATATGATGCGGATGAACATCAGCACCTGTCTTTCACCCAGGGAGGCGGGCATGGCGGATCACATCCGCACCTGGTACATCAGTTTGTGAATGCGCTGGTAACAAAGACCGCGCCTTATCCTAATGCGGTACAATCGGCCAATATCACTTGTGTGGGTATCCTGGCACATGAGTCTGCCAGGCAGGGAGGAAAGATCATCTACTTGCCGGAGTTTACCCTGTCTTCTTAA
- a CDS encoding TlpA disulfide reductase family protein: MKRLPIIAALVLPQLVHAQDDKYTINGTLGKNNTDPKAYLYSGNEKGRIIDSAEIRDGKFVFTGEMEAPAKAFLFTGSTLEKSFTANRFTFYLEKGNLIVTTPDSILHAKVTGGVANKYFNQYKASLTNVDKQNAELSKAYYAASPDERATDEFKKKYREENKAIKDEQQKVLVKFMKANPKTSVSLDALSEWAGYDPDPEKVEPIFKLLSKSVRESKSGVRFAKMLDTQRKTAIGVMAPVFTQNDTLGKPVSLTDFRGKYVLIDFWASWCGPCRAENPNVVTAYKAFKDKNFEILGVSLDQENGKSFWMQAIHDDGLLWPQVSDLKGWKNEAAQLYGVSGIPANFLINPEGKIVAKNLRGKTLEDKLAQLLQ, from the coding sequence ATGAAAAGACTACCTATCATCGCTGCACTGGTGCTACCACAACTGGTCCATGCACAGGACGATAAATACACCATCAATGGTACATTGGGAAAAAATAATACAGACCCTAAAGCCTACCTCTACTCCGGTAACGAAAAAGGACGTATCATAGATTCTGCTGAAATCAGGGATGGTAAGTTTGTATTTACCGGTGAAATGGAAGCACCTGCAAAAGCATTTTTGTTTACCGGCAGTACGCTGGAAAAATCCTTTACAGCCAACCGCTTTACCTTTTACCTGGAAAAAGGTAATCTTATTGTTACTACACCGGACTCTATCCTGCATGCAAAAGTGACCGGTGGAGTAGCCAACAAGTATTTCAATCAGTATAAAGCCAGTCTGACGAACGTAGACAAACAGAATGCCGAGCTGAGCAAAGCCTATTATGCGGCCTCTCCTGATGAAAGGGCTACGGATGAATTTAAAAAGAAATACCGCGAAGAGAATAAGGCTATTAAAGATGAACAGCAGAAAGTGCTGGTGAAGTTCATGAAAGCCAATCCTAAAACAAGTGTAAGCCTGGATGCTTTATCAGAATGGGCAGGTTACGACCCTGATCCTGAAAAAGTGGAGCCCATTTTTAAGTTGCTGTCAAAGTCAGTACGGGAAAGTAAATCAGGGGTGCGCTTTGCAAAAATGCTGGACACACAACGCAAAACGGCGATTGGTGTAATGGCGCCAGTATTTACCCAAAATGATACCCTCGGCAAACCAGTTTCTCTCACCGACTTCAGAGGCAAATATGTGCTGATTGATTTCTGGGCCAGCTGGTGCGGTCCCTGCCGGGCAGAAAACCCTAATGTGGTAACTGCCTACAAAGCATTTAAAGATAAGAACTTCGAAATCCTGGGCGTTTCACTCGACCAGGAAAATGGCAAATCATTCTGGATGCAGGCTATTCATGATGACGGCTTATTGTGGCCGCAGGTATCTGACCTGAAAGGTTGGAAAAATGAAGCGGCACAATTGTACGGCGTATCAGGTATCCCGGCCAATTTCCTGATCAACCCGGAAGGAAAGATCGTCGCTAAAAATCTCCGTGGCAAAACACTGGAAGATAAGCTCGCCCAATTACTGCAATAG
- a CDS encoding RagB/SusD family nutrient uptake outer membrane protein, whose protein sequence is MKKINIITSILLLAITVSSCNKLLDIKPVNSMIPVSISDYESVLMGGYPKTDFFMKTDLMTDNVYANLSSTRTPEKANEPWFAWSETKQLDGVEEDPYWGQLYKSIYCANTVLDEFASRTPSPAEKDLFETVKGEAFALRAFSYFYLVNLYAEPYAPTTLKAHGVPMPLSAKDVHQNTQNNVREPVEKVWAQILSDLDAATPLLAGKKTTNKFRFDATSLQLFKARVHLFMGDYEKAIAAASDIIVAKPLFDMNNIQAIVDKADHPSYAFSGTFGFVDSDYKNEVLFYVGGKANGNIFYYGTYMFKPSLELLALCQRPNKMDYRQYIFASLMDTNTPEGFETGTTIYNMYAKQENPSYYIGMKVSEAYVTRAEAYARLKQKDKALTDINNLLQKRIKKTDYAPLKSADFNDEQLLQRVLEERRVEMAFDGGMRWFDLRRLGKPALTHLYKNGVEYKLKQGDPRYLLQIPLSEQTNSPDMPLNP, encoded by the coding sequence ATGAAAAAAATAAACATCATCACTAGTATACTTCTGCTGGCCATCACTGTCAGCAGCTGCAATAAACTGCTCGATATCAAACCGGTGAACAGTATGATACCAGTGAGCATCAGCGATTATGAATCTGTATTAATGGGTGGTTATCCTAAAACGGATTTCTTTATGAAAACCGACCTGATGACCGACAATGTATATGCCAACCTGAGTAGCACCCGGACTCCTGAGAAAGCCAATGAGCCCTGGTTTGCCTGGTCTGAAACCAAACAACTGGATGGTGTGGAAGAAGACCCGTACTGGGGGCAATTGTATAAATCCATCTACTGTGCCAATACCGTACTGGATGAATTTGCCAGCCGTACGCCATCACCTGCCGAAAAAGACCTGTTTGAAACCGTGAAGGGAGAAGCATTTGCATTACGGGCCTTCTCCTATTTTTACCTGGTAAATCTGTATGCAGAACCTTACGCTCCCACCACCCTCAAAGCGCATGGTGTACCTATGCCACTGAGCGCAAAGGATGTGCATCAGAATACCCAAAACAATGTAAGGGAACCAGTTGAAAAGGTTTGGGCGCAGATCCTGTCAGACCTGGATGCTGCTACCCCCTTGCTGGCAGGTAAGAAAACCACTAACAAGTTCCGCTTTGATGCTACCTCCCTGCAGCTCTTCAAAGCAAGGGTACACTTATTTATGGGAGATTATGAAAAAGCAATCGCCGCCGCTTCTGATATCATCGTTGCCAAACCATTATTTGATATGAATAATATTCAGGCAATTGTAGATAAAGCTGATCATCCTTCCTATGCTTTCTCCGGAACATTTGGCTTCGTTGATTCCGATTATAAAAATGAAGTGCTTTTTTATGTTGGAGGAAAGGCTAATGGTAACATTTTCTATTATGGTACTTATATGTTCAAACCGTCTCTTGAACTCCTGGCTTTATGTCAAAGGCCTAACAAGATGGATTACCGTCAGTATATCTTCGCTTCCCTGATGGATACCAATACACCAGAAGGATTTGAAACCGGTACTACGATCTATAATATGTATGCCAAACAGGAAAATCCATCTTACTACATCGGGATGAAAGTAAGCGAGGCTTATGTAACCCGTGCAGAAGCATATGCCCGCTTAAAACAAAAAGATAAAGCGCTCACAGACATCAATAACCTGTTGCAGAAAAGGATCAAAAAAACAGATTATGCCCCGCTTAAATCAGCAGATTTTAATGACGAACAACTCCTGCAACGTGTACTGGAAGAACGCCGTGTGGAAATGGCCTTTGACGGTGGCATGCGTTGGTTTGATCTGAGAAGATTAGGGAAGCCTGCTCTCACACACCTTTACAAAAATGGGGTGGAATACAAACTGAAACAGGGAGATCCACGTTACCTGCTGCAAATCCCGCTGTCGGAACAAACCAACAGCCCGGATATGCCACTAAATCCCTGA
- a CDS encoding SusC/RagA family TonB-linked outer membrane protein, producing MRESLYSKRGIFPYCIPLSTVKTRPAPTISMVANRNLKKSFLFMKITGMLLLVVCLQVSARVYPQKVTLSETNVPVQRVFEEIRKQTGFQFLYSNEMLRNTRTVTTQFKETPLKEALDQLVSNQPLTYSIEDNNTILIKPKKTAASVVEMEATVVQTNIRGKVLDAQGMPLIGVSVKVKGTQIGTVTNEEGIFYLNVPTPNATLVFSFIGYKSHEEKLTGLATLNIRMKPEDRSVNEVVVTGYQKIERRSLTASITSVNMDNLKNINQPNIDKLLQGQVPGMTVMSTSGAPGAVPQIRIRGTSTLSGNVQPLWVVDGIILDDPINASVDDIMNNRNLIASGIGGINVEDIESINVLKDAAATAIYGTKAANGVIVLTSKKGTAGKTRMNFTSFVTVGMRPRIEDAYMMDSRERTDVNLEMIRRGILNATSPRTGQYGTASDFERYFIDVHDRKMSWADFEKKVNQLENVNTDWFQYLFRNAVTHRQNLNISGGNEKTTFYLSGSYMDEQATALKTGQKTYTGSAKVYTKIANTLRVGGMLDVNMRDNKSFFATDSRENPFEWSIYTTRAQNAFDENGNYNHLYYTGEKYNFMENREFGWRNSRNFGIRGTVDVEWKPLRSLMFTSLFSFANQHTSEEDVATENSYFVKQRKKDIFTTVDYVAVNLWTDGGYRKGKSINNNSITLRNQVSWMPVINADHRFDVMAGQEIRKSRFEDETTEIYGYVHDRGHQQVPQFALMEYLGVPYWRQSLNETAAVSYFGTTGYTYKNRYTVSFNARTDGSNRFGLKTNQLFQPLWAVGLNYQLKEENFFANKDWLSYLTLRASYGSQGNVASQAYSDLVATIGTTDVINKEGYLVITAPKNPNLKWEMNYTTNLALEIGLWKRRLTGTIEYYSKKGMDLLGSKRVSQVSGFNTVQVNWASMKNSGVEFSLNSINIDNKVFRWTTNINVGYNKNEVLDVYSLPTVNSLTDAQRTNYAASAVIGKPINGLWSYQFAGLNKDGRATFYTNKPGETVLYGMKSLDGLVYSGTTMPLVQGGFTNTFSYKKFTLSAMLVGSFGNVIRLRNLSQGYAFGFPEATANMSKEWASRWREPGDELHTNVPVLESDPWDLAVTGSSPYNAKMYDNSDLRTVKGDFVRLQNVSLSYDLYNAKMRQKGIQNIRFMLQGNNLHVWKNSQLKGQDPEATGAVMRYSATNSANVSFGNTYLPVPRSYSFSLSLQF from the coding sequence ATGAGAGAATCTCTATACTCCAAAAGGGGTATTTTCCCTTATTGCATACCATTATCAACCGTAAAAACCAGACCAGCTCCCACCATCAGCATGGTTGCCAACAGGAATCTTAAAAAATCTTTTTTGTTTATGAAGATCACAGGGATGCTGCTGCTTGTTGTGTGCCTCCAAGTAAGCGCCAGGGTATACCCGCAAAAGGTAACCCTTTCTGAAACCAATGTACCCGTACAACGGGTGTTTGAAGAAATCCGGAAACAAACGGGCTTCCAGTTCCTCTACAGCAATGAAATGCTCAGGAATACCCGTACGGTTACCACACAGTTTAAAGAAACGCCACTGAAAGAAGCGCTCGATCAACTGGTCAGCAATCAACCACTCACCTACAGCATTGAGGATAATAACACCATCCTCATCAAGCCTAAAAAGACGGCTGCCAGCGTTGTTGAAATGGAAGCTACCGTAGTACAAACCAACATCCGCGGAAAGGTGCTGGACGCGCAGGGAATGCCCCTGATCGGGGTAAGTGTGAAAGTAAAGGGTACACAAATTGGTACCGTTACCAACGAAGAAGGTATCTTTTACCTGAATGTTCCTACGCCTAATGCCACCCTGGTGTTTTCTTTTATAGGCTATAAAAGTCATGAAGAAAAGCTGACCGGCCTGGCTACGCTCAACATACGCATGAAACCGGAAGACCGTAGCGTAAATGAAGTAGTAGTAACCGGTTACCAGAAAATAGAACGCCGCAGCTTAACAGCTTCCATCACGTCTGTCAACATGGACAACCTCAAAAACATCAACCAACCTAATATCGACAAATTATTACAGGGCCAGGTGCCGGGGATGACGGTGATGAGTACTTCCGGTGCGCCGGGTGCAGTACCACAGATCAGGATCCGGGGTACATCTACCCTCAGTGGCAACGTACAGCCTTTGTGGGTAGTGGATGGTATCATCCTCGATGATCCTATCAATGCTTCTGTAGATGATATCATGAACAACAGGAACCTGATCGCTTCCGGTATCGGCGGGATCAACGTGGAAGATATTGAAAGTATCAACGTATTGAAAGATGCGGCGGCTACTGCTATCTATGGTACTAAAGCAGCGAATGGTGTAATCGTGCTCACCTCCAAAAAAGGGACTGCCGGTAAAACCAGGATGAACTTTACCAGCTTCGTAACGGTGGGCATGCGCCCCCGTATTGAAGATGCCTATATGATGGACTCCCGGGAAAGAACAGACGTAAACCTGGAAATGATCCGCAGAGGAATTTTAAATGCTACCTCTCCCAGAACAGGCCAATATGGTACCGCTTCCGATTTTGAACGTTACTTCATTGACGTACATGACCGTAAAATGTCCTGGGCCGACTTCGAAAAGAAAGTAAACCAGCTCGAAAATGTAAATACCGACTGGTTCCAATACCTGTTCCGTAACGCCGTTACCCACCGCCAAAACCTGAACATCTCAGGAGGGAATGAAAAAACAACCTTCTACCTCTCCGGCAGCTACATGGACGAACAGGCTACGGCATTAAAAACAGGACAAAAAACATATACCGGCTCCGCTAAAGTATATACCAAAATAGCTAACACCCTCCGGGTAGGTGGTATGCTGGATGTAAACATGCGTGATAATAAGAGCTTCTTTGCTACAGACTCCCGCGAAAACCCTTTTGAATGGTCTATCTATACTACAAGGGCACAAAATGCTTTTGATGAAAACGGCAATTACAACCACCTCTACTACACCGGTGAAAAATACAACTTCATGGAGAACCGGGAATTTGGATGGCGTAACTCCAGAAACTTCGGCATACGTGGTACCGTAGACGTAGAATGGAAACCATTGCGCTCTCTTATGTTTACCAGCTTGTTCTCCTTTGCCAACCAACATACTTCTGAAGAAGATGTGGCAACAGAAAACAGCTACTTTGTAAAACAACGGAAGAAAGACATCTTTACGACCGTGGATTATGTAGCGGTGAACTTATGGACAGATGGTGGTTACCGCAAAGGGAAATCCATCAACAACAATTCTATTACACTCCGTAACCAGGTATCCTGGATGCCCGTGATCAATGCAGATCATCGCTTTGATGTGATGGCTGGCCAGGAAATACGGAAATCCCGGTTTGAAGATGAAACCACTGAGATATATGGCTATGTGCACGACCGTGGCCATCAGCAGGTACCACAGTTTGCGCTCATGGAATATCTGGGTGTGCCTTACTGGCGCCAGAGCCTGAACGAAACCGCAGCAGTGTCTTACTTTGGTACTACCGGCTATACCTATAAAAACCGCTATACCGTTAGCTTCAACGCACGTACGGATGGGTCCAACCGCTTTGGTCTAAAAACCAACCAGCTGTTCCAGCCATTATGGGCAGTGGGCCTGAACTACCAATTAAAAGAAGAAAATTTCTTTGCCAATAAAGACTGGTTAAGCTACCTCACCCTCCGTGCTTCCTATGGCAGCCAGGGAAATGTAGCCTCTCAGGCCTACTCTGATCTGGTAGCTACAATAGGCACTACCGACGTCATCAACAAAGAAGGTTACCTGGTCATCACTGCGCCTAAAAATCCTAACCTGAAATGGGAAATGAACTACACCACCAACCTGGCCCTCGAAATAGGATTGTGGAAACGTAGACTCACCGGTACCATTGAATACTACAGCAAAAAAGGGATGGATCTCTTAGGTAGCAAACGCGTATCACAGGTATCCGGGTTTAATACCGTTCAGGTCAACTGGGCCTCCATGAAAAATAGCGGGGTGGAATTTTCACTGAATTCCATTAACATAGATAACAAAGTGTTCAGATGGACCACCAACATTAATGTAGGCTATAACAAAAACGAGGTACTGGATGTGTACTCCCTCCCTACCGTCAACTCCCTCACGGATGCACAACGTACCAACTACGCAGCCTCCGCCGTGATCGGTAAGCCCATCAATGGCTTATGGTCTTATCAGTTTGCCGGTTTGAATAAAGACGGCCGCGCTACTTTCTACACCAATAAACCAGGTGAAACCGTACTATATGGTATGAAATCACTGGATGGACTGGTATACTCCGGTACTACCATGCCTTTGGTACAGGGTGGATTTACCAATACGTTCTCCTATAAGAAGTTTACCCTTTCCGCCATGCTGGTAGGGAGCTTTGGGAACGTGATCCGGTTAAGAAACCTCTCACAGGGTTATGCATTCGGCTTCCCCGAAGCTACAGCCAATATGTCTAAAGAATGGGCCAGCAGGTGGCGCGAACCAGGTGATGAACTGCATACCAATGTTCCCGTACTGGAATCAGATCCATGGGACCTGGCAGTAACCGGCAGCAGCCCTTACAATGCAAAGATGTATGACAACAGCGACCTGAGAACCGTAAAAGGTGATTTTGTACGCCTGCAAAACGTATCTCTCAGCTATGACCTCTACAATGCAAAAATGCGTCAGAAAGGCATTCAGAATATCCGCTTCATGCTCCAGGGTAATAACCTGCATGTATGGAAAAACAGCCAGCTGAAAGGACAGGATCCGGAAGCCACCGGCGCTGTTATGAGATACAGTGCTACCAACTCGGCCAACGTTTCCTTTGGAAACACTTATCTGCCGGTGCCTCGCTCCTACTCTTTTTCCTTATCACTTCAGTTCTAA